A window of the Diceros bicornis minor isolate mBicDic1 chromosome 12, mDicBic1.mat.cur, whole genome shotgun sequence genome harbors these coding sequences:
- the LOC131411728 gene encoding basic proline-rich protein-like, with protein sequence MGDPEAAKGAKTYSTGFAVEREEEGRRGWRKKGEITEGGREGSGCPQEGRLQKSETQFGSPRAAGPSDGGLGEAGGGPWTHASSVCAEGEGGQGGLGEGSRGEGGTQTAAACGSEARGLRGRGDVGPKTPIRSLGEASSFTVQMRSFQGHVCTGPAGVRVRECVRVRVSVCGGGACCCRGRPRAPPPAPLPVPAPLLSPPRFPAPAAPARDLRPPPPRPHTAAPPPPPPPPPPPRLPRPAAGAGRSQARRAPPPRRPALRGEVCPPSGTLPTSAAPPRSAGTPHPQPQVAGGRSLRSAPRPGPPITPRPAPGGLPGPPPRRAEEGREPGGGAGGRVVPGCHFLPPPRSLRGARPPPPSSAPCSLRAAAGADYSGSGSAPSSAPAAARPAGPARSPGPASARRRVAGVQERAPSRALPAAVPPARLPSSPPASGPACRAASSGAHYRVAGRVGPARLRALVPRRRVPARPLLSPPPPPARPPSLPPGPPACLARSLPPSARCRAPSLRLLRRVPPSHPFSPPSSFPPSGRPRAQASARCSPPAAALAPAPALRSRPGRQRRLGGPGAPRRERPGRAAGPSALGPTSRPLRPRRGSPHAARRRAGLGSAPTLRWAWAPRLGRAPGHSAGGFAAALPSRGAPLPGAACALGPRIQHWPQGQRPLLSPGRCQVPPPGSPRSPRRPSPCSSPDLHQSPLHSACLSTGAGDSSAGPSAPQPPPHPPPLPGAAAERRPAHSTGPRSGRQAHPGRPEGSSVSIG encoded by the exons GGCGCCAAGACCTACTCAACTGGCTTTGCagtagagagagaagaggaaggacgGAGGGGttggagaaaaaagggggaaataacagaggggggcagggaagggagtgGGTGCCCCCAAGAAGGGAGGCTCCAGAAAAGCGAAACGCAGTTTGGCAGCCCGAGGGCCGCGGGCCCCAGCGatggggggctgggggaggccggGGGCGGGCCCTGGACCCACGCCAGCTCCGTCTGCGCcgagggggagggagggcagggcggcctgggggaggggagccggGGTGAGGGCGGGACACAGACTGCGGCCGCCTGCGGCTCCGAAGCTCGGGGTCTCCGGGGGCGCGGGGACGTGGGGCCGAAGACCCCGATCCGCAGCCTTGGCGAGGCCTCGTCCTTCACTGTACAGATGCGAAGCTTTCAAGGACACGTCTGCACCGGCCCAGCGGGGGTGCGTGTGCGTGAGTGTGTCCGCgtgcgtgtgagtgtgtgcgggGGGGGGGCGTGCTGCTGCAGGGGGCGACCCCGGGCGCCCCCACCGGCACCGCTCCCGGTCCCGGCCCCGCTGCTCTCACCCCCGCGTTTTCCGGCCCCCGCGGCCCCGGCCCGGGATCttcgcccgcccccgccccgcccccacacTGCggcgccgccgccaccgccaccgccgccgccgccgccccggctCCCACGGCCCGCggcgggggcagggaggagccaggCACGACGTGCCCCCCCCCCGCGCCGCCCGGCCCTCCGCGGGGAGGTGTGCCCCCCAAGTGGCACTCTCCCCACCTCCGCCGCCCCTCCCAGATCCGCTGGCACCCCGCACCCCCAGCCACAGGTGGCCGGAGGAAGATCGCTACGCAGCGCTCCCCGGCCCGGCCCCCCGATCACCCCTCGGCCCGCCCCCGGGGGCCTCCCCGGTCCCCCGCCCCGCCGGGCCGAGGAGGGCCGGGAGccggggggaggggcggggggccGGGTCGTGCCAGGCTGCCATTTTCTGCCGCCGCCGCGGAGCCTGCGCGgggcccggcccccgcccccctCCTCCGCTCCCTGCTCCCTGCGGGCCGCGGCGGGGGCCGATTATTCCGGGTCGGGGTCCGCGCCCTCCAGCGCCCCGGCCGCAG CCCGGCCCGCCGGCCCTGCCCGCAGCCCCGGCCCCGCGAGCGCCCGGCGCCGAGTTGCAGGGGTCCAGGAGCGTGCCCCGAGCCGGGCACTGCCCGCCGCCGTGCCCCCCGCccgcctcccctcctccccgcccGCCTCCGGGCCGGCctgccgggccgccagtagcggcgcTCATTACCGTGTGGCCGGTCGGGTCGGGCCGGCCCGGCTGCGCGCCCTAGTGCCGCGGCGCCGCGTCCCGGCTCGTCCTCTGctctcgccgccgccgccgcccgcgcgccctccctccctccctcccggcccGCCTGCCTGCCTCGCTCGCTCGCTCCCTCCCTCCGCTCGCTGTCGCGCTCCCTCTCTCCGCCTCCTCCGCCGGGTCCCCCCCTCCCACCCCTTCTCTccgccttcctccttccctccctccggCCGCCCGCGGGCCCAGGCCTCCGCCCGCTGCTCGCCCCCCGCGGCCGCGCTGGCCCCGGCCCCGGCGCTGCGGAGCCGGCCCGGGAGGCAGCGGCGACTGGGGGGCCCCGGGGCGCCGCGGCGGGAGCGGCCTGGGCGCGCGGCCGGTCCTAGCGCCCTCGGCCCGACTTCCCGGCCTCTGCGGCCCCGCCGGGGGTCCCCGCACGCTGCGAGACGGAGGGCCGGACTCGGCAGCGCCCCGACCCTGCGCTGGGCCTGGGCGCCCCGACTCGGCCGCGCTCCCGGCCACTCCGCCGGGGGCTTCGCTGCAGCCCTCCCCTCGCGGGGCGCCCCGCTACCTGGCGCTGCCTGTGCGCTGGGTCCCCGCATCCAGCACTGGCCGCAGGGACAGCGGCCCCTCCTCTCCCCGGGCCGGTGTCAAGTGCCTCCCCCCGGCAGCCCGCGGAGCCCCCGGCGGCCTTCGCCCTGCAGTTCTCCCGACCTCCACCAGAGCCCACTGCACTCTGCCTGCCTCAGCACTGGGGCCGGGGACAGCAGCGCCGGTCCGTCCGCGCCgcaacccccaccccacccgccaCCCCTGCCAGGTGCCGCCGCCGAGCGGAGGCCAGCCCACTCCACAGGGCCGAGGTCGGGGCGCCAGGCCCATCCAGGACGTCCTGAAGGCTCGAGCGTCTCTATAGGGTGA